One Mus caroli chromosome 6, CAROLI_EIJ_v1.1, whole genome shotgun sequence genomic window, aggaggctgaagcagacacCAAAACCGAGGCCGATCTTGGAGACTATGAATTGGCAGCCTCGGGCATAGTAGCGCTCCCCGTTGTTGTGCCAGCCGATGGAGGGCAGCGTGGAGAGGATGAAGCTGACCATCCAGATGCCCATGACGGCATGCAGTGCCTGCTTCTTGGCGTTGCTGAGGCGGTAGTTAACGGGCCAGCGCACCATCCACATGCGATGGTAGGAGAGCGAGGCGACCGTGAAGCAGGTGGCCAGGGCCAGCGTGTAGTAGGTGGACACAAAGACCTTGCAGATGCTCTCGTTCCAGTCATAGTCAGAGGAAGCCTGGCGCCGGAGCTGCACCACAGCAAAGGTGGTAAGGGGCACAGCCGCCATGAGTATATGAGTACcggccaggaagcagagcagtaACTCCAGCGGCTTGTGTTTCTGCTGTTTGGCCGAGATGCTAAGGATGATCCAGGCGTTGGCCAGCAGGGCCAGGAGCCCACAGGCCAGCCAGGACAATGCGTTTGAGCGTAGGGAGGCCTCTTCTGCCCCCAACCCTCCCCGAGCCATTCTATCcttggccccacccccacccccttgaatTCCTGGGGGCGGGGGCTAGGTCTCACCCTGGAGCCCCGCTCACACACACCCCCATGATGCCCACAGTCCTTGCCTGGTAGCCAGGCAAGCTGACCCCAAGTCTTCCTTACTTCTCAGCATTGCATGAGTGACCCAGCTAAGGCCaggtgggcagggcaggggagaaggCAGGGAATTAATAGAGGCAGTAGTCCTCAGCCTCCATACTGGGTGGGGCTTTTTCTCAGTTATCCCTGTAATTGATGGGGGAGGCAAGCAGGCTGCTTCCCCATCTATGAATCTGGCTGGGCAGCTCTGATTCTCATGCTGGGACTTCCCGGTCTCTTTCTCCAGCGAGGCTTgaccagtgggggtgggggggggtgtcttggTGCACAGGGGTGGAGCTCAGTCACCTGGACAAGCTGTGAGGGAGGATGAGATGAGGAGCAAGCATTAGGCCTGTGCTGTGCTTGGCTCACTTGTACCCCCTTTCCCTTGTAACTGATGAAATGACTGATGCTGAGGGTCGCTGGGGTCATTCAGAGCATTCCCCTGCCTTAAGTCAGATGCCCCCTTACCCNCAGGCATAAGACCTCATCTACTTGCAGACTACATGGAAGGGTCTCCATTCCTTTTAGCCTTTTCTCCCTGCTTTGGAATTCCAGGTTTTGTGCTTATAATAGCCCATGCTCAGAACTACCCAGCCCTGTATCCATGTCCCTAGGTCTCTCTTCATTTGCTAATGGGAGACAGACGGTGTGATGAGTTCCTCCTTGGGGACTCACATTAAAGCGGGAGCCCTTCTCCTGCATGCTATTCTCCTGGACTTTGTGCTCAGCCTACTTATCTAAGCCTGGGTTTTCACCCCTTCAGCTACCTAAGgaaaatgggaggaaggagactgagactggggtgggggtggggggttgtagCTAGGGAACCTGAAGGCGGGGAAGCCACTGACATCAGAAGCATCCAGAAATGGAAAGAGGGGGAActagggagaaggaggagagtttgagcaggagagaaagaggggggaaagtGGTAGTATCTGGAAATAGACGGAAAGGTCCAGAGGCCCCCGAGGCGGAGATATTGGagggaggtgggtgggaaggaggaggatggaggtaGGGAGCCTGGGANTAGTGATGGGGAGGGGGTAGACCTTAAATAGGCTGGCTGACCTCACTAGGAGACTTTGGGTCTCCTCCCCTGgcccagagcctcagtttccctctgttGGGAGAGAGCAGGAGGGTTCTGGTCTTAGTGATATGGTTCAGGGAGAGCTGGGGAAGGCACTAGGAAACCAAGTGCAACACTGAACAGACTAGAGCTGTAAGGACCGGTGTGATGGCTTTGGGGCAGACGGGGAAAGTGGGGCACAGCTGTGNCACCGTTCATTTCCTGCGAAGAACCTTAGACCCTAGCTCTCCCCCAGAGGTCCCAGTCCACCCCCATCTTTGTCTCTTCCCCCCTAGCCCAGTACATCCTAGTTGCCATGGCAATggacagccaggaggaggtgTAGGGAATAGGTCCGGATGCCCCCCACTGCCCTCCCTTACAGCCTTTGGACCCCTTCCCACTCACCCTCATCCCACCCCCCAGACCCAGTTGGTGGTTccgaaagaaagagagggagagtcagaaagggagggaagaagaaagacgtgaaggacagagagaagggggtgaaggacagagagcaaagggaatgggaggaggaagactGGGGGCTTTCTGGCCGACAGGGGTCCCTCGCCCTTCGCCTTGATGGGATAAGGTCAGGCGGCTCCTCCCTCCAGTCACCTAGGGTGTTCTCTAGGGCAGAAACAGCAGGTGGCTGGGGAGGAGGGCCGGGAGGAGGGGCGCGGAGGCAGCtcgcggggcggggtggggtgggggagtggagacACGCGGGGGACCGGGCAGGGGTCCACTTACCTCTGGCTGCGTCCTGCTCTGCCGAGGAGACGCACTCCCGACGAGGCTCGCCCGGGCTCCCGCCGCCTGCCTGCTCCAGCTCGCcagccctcctccttccttcactccctccctccgggcctccctccccccagcctggCCTCTCGGGCTCAGCCCGCGGCGCGCTAGTTTGCGGCCCCTCGAGGCCCCTGTCTCCCAGGGTCATCAGCCTGGGAGCCCGGGGTTAGGGAGCCGCTGACCAGTCTTGGGGTCGGGGGTGGCGAGGGTGGGGCGGGGAAACTGGACGGCGGTGACTTAGAGGAGGAGGGGCAAGGAAGGCACGGGGAGGGAGGGGGCGAGGAGGACGGCGGGGAGCGGGCTTCATTGGTGAAGCGGTTGGtgtcctgcccccaccccatcccgGATTTTCAACNCGAATGAGCCCGAAGAGGCAGCTGGTGTTGTTAGGGACCAAGGAGCTAGCTGTTCAGGGAGGAGGAAGCGTGTGTCACCNTGTGTCACTGTGTGCATCCTTGTGAGGGTTGTTCTTGGGTAGAGCTCAGAGGAGCCCCGCATGAAGGCCTGCTAGAAGCTAAAGGGGCTTGCGATGCCAGCTGAGATCGCTTGTGAAGTTGGAAGTGCTTGCTCGGATCAAGAAAAGAAGTGGGCTTTTTGTGCACCTGCGTacacctctttctcttcctggaatGCAAGCAGACACTTAGGATGGGGACACGCACAATTGCCACACATGGTTTCTCATagtctctttcttttcccatacATCACCGTGTAGTCTCTCTGTGAATTACAGAGTCACACACAATGCTTTTAGGATGTGCAGGTGGGCAATCGGCCTCCAGGGAATTTTCCCTTCTCTGGGCAACTTCATCTTCTCCCTGGGCCAGGTCTGGTAACTAAAGCCCCAAAGATTCCTGGGTCCCCCAGAGAAGtgtagtctctgtctctgtctctctccatctcttgtctctatctgtctctcacatacacacacacagtgcattttatttatagcctttatttttctatcagctcaggaagcaggagtggggagtgggcAAAAATAAGAAGTGAACAATGAGGAGAAATGGGGAAGGGATGTTTAGAAGAGGCCAgctgggaagaaaagaggaaaaaagggaaaggaggtgCTGAAGCAGGCAAgcgacagaggcagaggaggctgtGGATCTGTGAGAAACAGATCAAGACTCTCAGGGAGAGTCCTTAGACCCCTCATCTTCTGCATGGAAGGCACAGCCACTTGTCACAATGCTCTCCATAAAGGACCCCAGCTTGGTCCACTCCCCAGGCTCTGCACACACTGCGGCAGGTCTCTGTGCATCTCTCCCAGCCTCACTCAAAGAGAACTAGGGTTTTGTCCTTTGGTAAAGGACTTGGGGGGAGGGATacagggcggggtggggtgggggggacgaCAGACAGCAGTGATCAAGGAGGGATTTGAAACCAGAATGGCTCCTCCATCCTCTCAAGATCTCTGCCAGGGGCTGTgctcctatgtgtgtgtggttccAGAGATCTGTGTGGTATTCATCCCTGTGTTCCATGTAGTGGCTCTAGGGATCAGGAGCCCGGGGTTGGCCCTGACTCAGCACTGGTTAGCTGGGTAACCTTGGTTAGTTATTCAACCAAGTTCCATTTCACTAGGGATGACTGGTTATCTCAGCCATCTTAGTCACCACTGCCAGCTTGTAGGATTTcagcatgcatgcgtgcgtgcagcATGCgcgtgttcatatgtatgtgttgtgtacaCATGAGGGTCATGGTACATACACAggggacaactttcaagagttaatcttctccttccactctcaagaattaaactcaggtcatcaggcttggcagcaagagcttTTTACCATTCATCCACATGTAAGGTTTTTGTAAGGGTCGAATACCCAGGACATTAAAGTGGCTTATGAATTAAGATATGCTGTTTGGATATATGGACAGGTGTGTGGCTTGGATGTGTGTTGGTGCACTGGTTAGAATGAATGTGAGTCTGGTCTTGCAAACTCAAAAGAGAAGCAGTCATCATGGAAAGCTGAGGCTGACTCCGGCAGCCTTTCAGTCTGCATCTACCCCTGAAAGGATGTGTGACACGCAcaacctccccctccctccccgccccactCAGCTTGGTCCCAGAGCCCTCTCGTAAACTGTGCTGTGTATTTCCAGACTCCAGTCCCACCATCCGTGCCAGGTGCTATACACTGCCCTTCAATCCAAGCAGACAGCTGGAAAGAGGTTCCAGGACGTTAGAGAAGGGCCGAGGCTCTGGCAGAAAGGCAGCGGCGAAGAATAAATAAGCTGATCTGGTGTGCTTGNGTGTCTGAAATGCAGAGGGCAAGCTCTGCGGACGGACGGGCTTGGGAACAGAGGGTGGGAGACCATGGCTGGTTGTGGAAGAGGAGAGCAGGAGGCTGGAGGCACCGTGTCTGCTACATTCATCTGGTCCCCAGGCCTCAGGCGATGAGACAGGACGCAGGTGGTGGGCTGCAGGTGGGGCCTAGGCCTCAGATGAGATTATGGGTCTTCTGCATCcggctggaagagagaaggacAGGGGAGCACATCCGGTCTCCCGGCCCCTCCATGTGCTACCCACCTCTCTCCTGCAGCACATTGATACCTCAGGGCACCGCTGCTGTGTCTGTGCAGACCCAGAGGCCCACTGCCCCTTCACCTCCCTCTGCCAACCCTTTCCCAAgttcccttcctcactctctccaGTCCTCCCTTCTACCCCTCTCCTTACTCCACCCCTCTCATCCTTCTCaacttgtcttgtcttgtctcccttacccttttcttccctgtctccccttctctctctcccccctcctacCCCTCAGCCCAGATCCTTACTGGGGGCACTGGCAGGTCTTCTTCTCACTGAGGAGCCTCTTGATCTGAGACATTCGTGCTGCCTGACGCTGCCCAGGGACAAGGAGAGTAGTCGTGAGGGTCCCAGTCCTCCAGGAGGGAGGTGCCccttggaggggggagggggggaagctGGCAGAGGAGAAGCATTTACTGTGGCTTAAGTCCCCGTCCTGTCAGTGACATCTGTTCCTCCTTGTGTCTCCCTTCAGTTGGGATCAGAGGCAGGGACTGGTCTGCAGTGAGGGACTTCAGGGGCTAGGCAGAGAAAGCTAAACCAGAAGCCCGTTGCAGGGTACTGAGGATACAGTGTAGCTGAGGATACAGTGCTTGAGGGTCCAGTGGGCAATTGTGAGGTGCTTTGAGGATCCAGCGGGCAATTATGGGGTGTTCACTCACCTGTTGGTGCCGGCACCTGACACAGCAGAGGATGCAGAACACAAGGAAACCCAGAAAGCCGAAAGAGCCCCCCAGCACGNCAGCCAGGAACACTGTCTGGTTCGCCCCTCTGGATAAAactgggagaagaaggaagggaggtatTTTGATTGGGGATACAGCTCTGGTGGCAGGAAGCCTTGGGTCCACCCCAGATattgtgaagaaagagaaagatactcAGTGCCTNTATCTAGGGACAGACTTAACTTTGGCCCCAGGTCAGAGAACAAGGCTGAGTGCAAAGGGTTCTTGGGGGTACAGACCAGGGAAGggatcattttgttttgttttgttttttcttagagAGCTCTCCAGAGAACTAGAAGCAGGTGTCTGGCACTAGGCCCTGTGTGCTTGTTTAGGTTTAGGGGGAAGACAAGGAGATGGGTAGCTCTTAGCCAGGAAGACCTCATTCCTAAGCTCTGTGGAAGTGGGAAGTAACTGGGGGATATAAGTGGGAACCTAGAGCCCaggacctctctctctcctcatttctATCTTCAGCCTCTGTACAAAATGCCTCCGTGAGGAGCTAGGGAACTGAGACTCTAGGTCGGCATAGCTTGTCGCTGGGGCTTTCCACAGTTGAAGAGTCCAAGGCTTAGGGTGAGGCCTTAGAAACTGGATCCTTACCCTGGATCCTGGAGTCCATCTTGACCTTTTCACCTTCACTCAGTAGACATTGCCACAGCCCTGTCTCAGGGGCCATCACTTGGACCACTTTCTGCTCCTCAGAGACCCTGGCCTCCTGGTTCTCCTGCTTCAGGGTCAGTCTCATCTGGGGAGAGGTAGGTCCCATCACCTCACAGGTCAAAGTGTTGTTGAGCTGAGCCactgcagaggaaagagaggcagagagctggATCCTGCTGCTCAGGGTTCAAGCTGTAAGTGTGGAACCGAATTTCCTTCTCCCTGGCTCGATCGCTACTCAGGCAGCTGTGGTGATTGCACAGAAACAGGGTGTCCCTGGACAATCTGCTTAACCGCGTGTACCACTGACTGTAGTGAAATGTCTGAATGCCTCAAGTGTTTGAATAGGGCCAGGCATGGGCTAAGGAGGAAGGGTTAGTCACTGTGATCTGTGGAGGTGAAATGATGACGAGTTAAGGGTACAGATAACTCATCGTCAAGGTTGATGTTACAACCACTACTGTGTGCAAAGATTTCATTCCGTCTTCAAAAGAtgacggggctggagagatggctcagagcttacAAGTGTTTGCTGTTCTTCCGGAGGTCCCACATCGCAGCACACcacctgtgactctagctgcaaGGGGCCTGATACTCTCTCTGGACTCCTCTGTCATACACATTCgtggcatacattcacacacacataaataaataaataaataaataaataaataaataaataaataaaatcttaaggggcggaagagatggctcagtggttaagagcattggtcaCTCTTCCTCCAgattcaggttcaattcccagtacccacatggcagctcgcaCCTGtatgtaactctagtttcagggcttctgacacccgcacacagacataaaataaagataaattatgtaaaataaagaaatttagggctggtgagatggctcagcggttaagagtactgactgctgttccgaaggtcctgagttcaaatcctagcaaccacatggtNgctcacaaccatctgcaatgagatctgacagcctcttctggtgtgtctgaagacagctacagtgtacttacatataacaataaataaatctttgggctggagNNAGCAGGGCcagggctggagcgagcagaggtcctgagttcaattcccagcaaccaaatgatggctcacaaccatttgtacagctacagtgcacacatatacataaaaataaacaaagaaatatttttttaaaaagtgacaggAGAGATAGAACAGAGATCAGTGATGGTGGAGGCAGGGGTATTTCTAGAACATGCCAAAGACTGGGGCAGGGGGAATATGGGGGTGACTCGAGCTGAAACCTCTAGCAGTGGTGCATATGGATACTGAAGTAAGTAGTCTTGTGGCCAGGCAGGACACCCAGGGAAGGGATAAAAACAGCAAACCATTCACAAAACTCTCGAcctaaaatgtgtcctgcctacaagatgtgcagggacaaagaacagagacagagggaatagccaaccagtgactggaccaaattgagacccatcccacgggcaagaaccaatccctgacactatgaacactctgctatgcttgcagacaggagcctagcataactgtcctctgagaggctccactcggcagccaatggaaacagatgcagagacccacagccaaacattagatggagtcttatggaggagttaggggaaggattgcaGGACCTGAAAAAGATAGAGACTCCACAGGCAGACTAACAAGAGTCAACTAACGTGGACTCTTGGCGGCTCCCagatactaaaccaccaaccaaagaccaaacatggactggacctagccCCGCTACCCCcatacatacatagcagatgtgcagcttggtcttcatgtgggtcccctaacaactggcgcaggggctgtccctgaatttgTTGNCTGCCTGTGGATgtcattcccctaactgggaggtcttgtctggcctcagtggaagaagatacACTTAGTCCTGTAGTGACTGACATGTTTGTGTGGTGGGGtggccggggtgggggtgggggtggggctcgcCCTTcgcagaggtgaaggggagggggactgaggggaggagagagaatggaaggagagagaggctgatattgggatataaagtgaataaacaaataagttaTTCTAAAAAAGGAGCAAGAAGGTCCACAATGTGGAAGGGGCTTAGCCAGGGTCACAGAGGGTCAGGCTGAGGAAGAACTAAATCCTGTGTGTTACTCTCAGTGGAGCTAGTCCCAGATTATAGATGTTGGGGGAGAATGTGTGAATTTCACCCTCAATTCAAAGCCAGCTCAGGACTGGGTGCTGCTCAGTAATAGAGTTTGTGCATAgcatgcacaaacaaacaaacaaacaaacaaacaaaaaaccaacaaaactgtTTCAAGATCCAGAGAGTCCTTCATTATTTAGCCAGACAATCAGGGTCAAAGCATTCCCTTTTTGGGACCTGACCAGCCATGGAGAGGCCTAGACCACCCCTTTCACCTTtaaccccccacctccccacttgCCCTTCTCAGCCCACCCCTTTACCTTTCATCACCACCAGGTTCACTTCCTGATGCAGTGTCCCTTTGtccagagtcagagacaggttgCCCGAACCAGCAAACTGAAGTGAGACCTGGGGTATCTTGAGGGTGAGTGGGAGCGTTTCCCGCAGCTGGAGCTTGAGGTCCTTGGTGGACTTTTGTACGGACACCTCTTTGTTCTTTATGGAAAAGGAGATCCAGGACTGGAAGAAAGAatccttctctgccttccacatcAGCTCTCCCCGCCCGTTTTCCTCTGCAAAGTTGAGTGGGAAGGAGAACTCCGCTGACTCTCCCTCACTCTTATAAGCCGTGATAGCTGTGCTCTGAAAACCTGGAGGTGTGAGATAAGCAGAAATAACTCTGGGGGCAGGTGAAGAGAAAGTTGAGGGAGCGTGTGTCGGGGCAAGTGTGTGGCATAGGACCATCTACCAAGCAGGGTGGTCATTTCTCTCTCCTGGGACCTCTGGAGGCCAGCAGCTATTTGATGTTTGCTTATCATCCTTCACAAAATAAGAACCAATACTAAAATAAAGcttgctgtgtgccaggcactagTCTACATGCTATATACTGTAATTTTCTCTATGGTACTAGAAAGTTGCCTCTGCTGCCACAGTTAGCATCCTCTCCATCTTATGAATGCAGAGGCCACAGGACAAGAGTATGTAGTTATCACTCGTCAGGAAGCAAAATCATTCCTGGTATGGGAAGCAAAGCAACTCCCCAGGGCTGCTGAAGCCATGGGTACTGGAGGACATCCTGTGTCGtggtcactgttctgttgctgcaaagagaccatgaccaaggccactcttataaaagaaagcaattaactggggccggcttacagtttcagagaattaGTCCATTCTCGTTGTGGAGGGAAacctggtggcacacaggcagtNCTGGAGCTCGAGCTGAGAGCTATATCCAGTCCAaaggcacagaggcagacagaggcagatagactGGGCCTGCTGTAGGCTTTTGGAATCTCAAAGTTCACTCTGAATGGCACGCCCACTtcaaaggccacacctcctaatccttctcaaatcgTGCctctccctggtgactaagcttTCAACACATGAGCTTATGGGGGGACATTTTTATCCAAACCACTACAGCCTACAATCACCcctttactaaaccagcacatTCCCTGACAACATCCTAACCATTTGTCCTCACACCCACAGATAAGCGTAGTCCTCGCCCCTCATCCAGGAATCTTTGTAACAGATGGAGACTTTTCAGTGCAGAGGTGTGGAGCCCAATCCCACCTAgtacaacacaactcctgcacccaaggctcaggaatcGTTTCAGAAGACCGGTGGGAAGACTGTAAGGGCCAGAAGAAcggagagtttgctgtgagactgtctctGACGAATGTCAGAAACTACGCCTGCAAGCTCTCATTACCAACATGGCTTCCTAAACATGACCTGAGCCAGGGGGAAAACTCAGGAGGCCTCAACCTCagaccgaaaaaaaaaaaaaaaagtctacccCAGGAAAAGCACACTAATTGGCTATCTAATAACAAAAGATCAGCTCtgtaaaaaatgtatacatacaagccccacattatacagactgagcaagtggtgtgtgtgtgtgtgtgtgtgNNNNNNNNNNNNNNNNNNNNNN contains:
- the Cd4 gene encoding T-cell surface glycoprotein CD4 produces the protein MGGTCLQSLEPSYTHTCARSRVKEGLARGSDSHRLNETTMCRGISLRHLLLLQLQLSQLLAVTQGKTLVLGKEGDSAELPCESSQKKITVFNWKFSDQRKILGQHGNGVLIRGGSPSQFDRFDSKKGVWEKGSFPLVINKLKLEDSQTYICEVENRKEEVELWVFKVTFSPGTSLLQGQSLTLTLDSNSKVSNPLTECKHKRGKVVSGSKVLSMSNLRVQDSDFWNCTVTLNQKKNWFGMTLSVLGFQSTAITAYKSEGESAEFSFPLNFAEENGRGELMWKAEKDSFFQSWISFSIKNKEVSVQKSTKDLKLQLRETLPLTLKIPQVSLQFAGSGNLSLTLDKGTLHQEVNLVVMKVAQLNNTLTCEVMGPTSPQMRLTLKQENQEARVSEEQKVVQVMAPETGLWQCLLSEGEKVKMDSRIQVLSRGANQTVFLAXVLGGSFGFLGFLVFCILCCVRCRHQQRQAARMSQIKRLLSEKKTCQCPHRMQKTHNLI